From Mastacembelus armatus chromosome 9, fMasArm1.2, whole genome shotgun sequence:
GGCGGGGTGGGGGGTTGTGGTGGATCTAAGTCTTTTTGGGGGAGTGGTGCCCCAGACTGGTCTTAGGAGGTCTTGACCAGGTCGTAGACATAGATGTGAAAGTCGTCGTCAAACTTGATGAAGTAGACTGAGGGTTTGGCCTCCACCTGGTGGATGACCATTCCCGACCGCTTCCCGCCGTCCTCTTTGGCGTACTCGACCTGTTTGCCCACCAGACTGTCGACCACCTCGCCGGGCTCCCGCTCCGTCGTCACGCTGTCATctgcagagggaaacagagggagaggggtCACTTGTTGCTGTCAGTTTCTGGTAGTAAAACTGACCAGTGACCACTGCACCAGTAGAACCAGTATGGGTCCCTTAACACTCACTGGAGTCGGGCATGATGCGGAGGTCTCCCTCCTTGTAGTCGTCCAGCAGCTGGTACATGTACAGCACCGGGTCCTTCTCGTAGGTGATGTAGAACCAGGAGGTCATGATGGGCGCTCGGGCCAGTACCATCCCCCTCCACTCCTCCTTCGGCCCGTCCTCCGTCTCAAACATGTGCTCCACAGCTTTGCCGATCATCGTGTCCGCCAGCAGTGAGTCGCTGACACGGGCTGGAGCTGCACCAATCACAGACAGAGAGCTTGTATTGTTACATCATCATGGCGTAGCTgactgttagagaaattaaaatgtttaccctcctgtgacctgatccaccttactgtAGTAGAGCTGCAACtcttctgaatggggcctattgtgtattgtggaaatataattgttgctctcagtgagcacagtttgctctgaccttgactatttgataagggcccagatgtctttctgtctttctgtgagaaatcacctcCTTTTgcatttccatgaaaactgatgtgttgggctgcaagcagccagtgaccctcatgctgtaccaaggtgctgtgtgactgttgctGCT
This genomic window contains:
- the spinb gene encoding spindlin b; protein product: MKTPFKSPAAPRPRADGGHSGVSANMMKKKNSHKKQRTSVGPSKTLAQPRRNIVGCRIQHIWKEGSTSSQWKGTVLDQVPVNPSLYLIKYDGFDCIYGLELYGDERVVGLEVLPDRVAPARVSDSLLADTMIGKAVEHMFETEDGPKEEWRGMVLARAPIMTSWFYITYEKDPVLYMYQLLDDYKEGDLRIMPDSNDSVTTEREPGEVVDSLVGKQVEYAKEDGGKRSGMVIHQVEAKPSVYFIKFDDDFHIYVYDLVKTS